The Culex pipiens pallens isolate TS unplaced genomic scaffold, TS_CPP_V2 Cpp_Un0003, whole genome shotgun sequence genome includes a region encoding these proteins:
- the LOC120431402 gene encoding uncharacterized protein LOC120431402 produces the protein MAPNAQHSFYARVGQLHGQTALELFKSYASSYTKLGNMLSRKDFLIRCRRDGLVPVHIIHSLKCAHELLAKRSPLQKKLSRTLTRLQKAILNIEIQDTFHQIQQLRAAIDQLKRQIMDSTPSETYKQYLFTQEFAFYKNFQRKTQQTHRKFHRMLNYTVEETTTTPSLNEKAIFNATNKQIPPETNILLSLGPKFALPYTEPRDIPYFHLIADLENILTRQEDRTVRERTRCQIINVIQNHINKRSATTNTTALDKFCSRSVLVTRRFTKTNPDIIITEADKGNRTVIMYKEDYNNKLLQLVTDTSVYRPVKNDPTSRIQTHNNDIAKRLFDLKLIDTRTKLQLTSHNAICPRIYGQPKAHKPNLPLRPVVPNVTSPTYHLAKFVSSILQQGFTSIFNVKDSRTFCQYVNNTSVPPDHIIVSFDVVSLFTNIPKYLVTHDIIMSWPEISPHTNISLDIFLEIVEFLIDSSYFCFQNNFYTQLLGTAMGSPLSPILADITTETLLLVVTTTAKIPVDHIRKYVDDLFLILPRDQVDDVLNVFNQYDPHLQFTCEVEKEGKLPFLDLLVIRNPDNTLTTEWYAKPISSGRLLNFHSMHPLDQKLGVVSNFIDRVRTFSTATNVAQQNQLILQHLRRNDYPTHLVKRMLHQSIQSTPTRTEDPLAVYRSIPLIPGLSPTLKRIITHNIPHTMVATKSRHTIKQLHSSVKDPVPHLQKHNVIYQIQCQNCDQCYIGMTTNNLRRRMYGHQSYINALDKKLLEGYQYSDVEVQQLREKTALIEHCILHQHRFNLKQPHIIDHSYKTSALPVLEMCHITTTSNTVNRRTDTDGLSCAYANCLSMVGSSRRRPPNTNTTANLAQSPLTPLHTTPTPLPNQ, from the coding sequence ATGGCACCAAATGCACAACATTCATTTTACGCACGAGTAGGTCAATTACATGGGCAAACGGCACTAGAACTGTTCAAATCTTATGCCAGCAGTTACACTAAGCTGGGCAACATGTTGAGTCGAAAGGACTTCCTCATCAGATGCCGGAGAGATGGTTTGGTGCCTGTACACATCATCCATTCTCTCAAATGTGCCCACGAACTTTTGGCTAAACGAAGTCCACTCCAGAAGAAACTTTCCCGGACACTCACACGATTGCAAAAAGCCATACTCAACATCGAAATCCAAGACACGTTCCACCAAATCCAACAGCTTCGGGCAGCAATAGATCAACTAAAGCGACAAATCATGGACAGCACCCCCTCCGAGACCTACAAACAGTACCTCTTCACACAGGAGTTTGCTTTTTACAAGAATTTCCAACGGAAGACACAACAAACCCACAGGAAATTCCACCGTATGCTGAACTACACCGTCGAGGAGACCACCACAACACCATCTCTCAACGAGAAGGCCATTTTCAACGCCACAAACAAGCAAATTCCCCCGGAAACCAACATCCTGCTAAGTCTGGGACCAAAGTTTGCTCTACCGTATACAGAGCCTAGGGACATCCCTTATTTCCACCTAATCGCAGATTTGGAAAACATCTTGACCAGGCAGGAGGACAGAACCGTGCGGGAACGTACAAGATGCCAAATCATCAATGTAATACAAAACCACATCAACAAACGCTCGGCTACCACCAACACTACCGCGCTGGACAAATTTTGTTCCCGATCTGTCTTGGTAACCAGACGGTTCACCAAAACCAACCCCGACATTATCATTACCGAAGCTGACAAAGGGAACAGGACTGTGATAATGTACAAAGAGGACTACAACAACAAACTCCTACAGTTGGTCACGGACACTAGCGTGTACCGACCCGTCAAGAACGATCCCACATCGAGAATCCAAACACACAACAATGACATAGCCAAGCGTCTGTTTGATCTTAAGCTGATCGACACCCGTACCAAACTGCAGCTCACCAGCCACAATGCCATCTGCCCACGGATTTATGGTCAACCAAAAGCCCACAAGCCCAACCTGCCGCTACGTCCAGTAGTGCCTAACGTCACATCTCCCACCTACCACCTGGCCAAGTTCGTCTCGTCCATACTGCAACAGGGATTTACCAGCATTTTCAACGTTAAAGACTCCAGAACATTTTGCCAATACGTCAACAACACATCTGTACCACCGGACCACATCATCGTCTCTTTTGACGTGGTGTCGTTGTTTACTAATATCCCCAAGTATTTGGTCACCCACGATATAATAATGAGCTGGCCAGAAATATCCCCGCACACCAACATCAGTCTGGACATCTTCTTGGAGATCGTGGAGTTCCTGATCGACTCTTCGTATTTCTGTTTTCAAAACAACTTCTACACACAATTGTTAGGGACAGCTATGGGGAGTCCACTCTCACCAATACTGGCAGATATCACCACAGAGACCCTTCTGTTGGTTGTCACCACAACAGCGAAGATACCAGTGGACCACATACGCAAGTACGTTGATGATCTGTTCCTGATACTACCCAGGGACCAGGTCGACGACGTGCTCAACGTATTCAACCAATACGACCCACACCTACAGTTTACGTGTGAAGTAGAAAAAGAGGGTAAACTACCTTTCCTGGATCTACTAGTCATACGCAACCCGGACAACACGCTTACTACCGAGTGGTATGCTAAGCCCATATCCTCAGGCCGACTACTTAACTTTCACTCCATGCATCCGCTGGACCAGAAACTCGGCGTAGTGTCCAACTTTATAGATCGTGTGCGCACGTTCAGTACGGCTACCAACGTGGCCCAACAAAATCAGCTGATACTACAACATTTGCGACGCAACGACTACCCTACACACTTGGTGAAGAGGATGCTTCACCAATCCATCCAGAGTACACCAACACGTACGGAAGACCCCCTAGCAGTCTACCGTTCCATACCACTAATCCCCGGTCTCTCACCAACCCTGAAACGCATTATTACACACAACATTCCCCATACCATGGTCGCTACCAAATCCAGACACACAATCAAGCAGCTTCACAGCTCTGTGAAGGACCCTGTACCACACCTACAAAAACACAACGTGATCTATCAGATACAATGTCAGAACTGTGATCAGTGCTACATTGGGATGACCACCAACAACCTGCGCCGGCGTATGTACGGACACCAGTCCTACATCAACGCCCTGGACAAGAAGCTGCTAGAAGGGTACCAATACTCGGATGTGGAGGTTCAACAGCTGCGGGAAAAGACCGCGTTGATCGAACACTGCATTCTACACCAGCACCGTTTCAATCTGAAACAACCACACATCATCGACCACAGCTACAAGACGTCCGCACTTCCCGTACTCGAGATGTGCCACATCACCACCACATCCAACACGGTCAACCGCCGTACGGACACCGATGGACTGAGTTGCGCGTATGCCAACTGCCTGTCCATGGTCGGGTCCAGCAGGAGGAGACCTCCGAACACTAACACTACCGCCAACCTGGCCCAGTCCCCCCTCACACCACTACACACTACCCCAACCCCACTGCCTAACCAATAG
- the LOC120431398 gene encoding uncharacterized protein LOC120431398: protein MAPNAQHSFYARVGQLHGQTALELFKSYASSYTKLGNMLSRKDFLIRCRRDGLVPVHIIHSLKCAHELLAKRSPLQKKLSRTLTRLQKAILNIEIQDTFHQIQQLRAAIDQLKRQIMDSTPSETYKQYLFTQEFAFYKNFQRKTQQTHRKFHRMLNYTVEETTTTPSLNEKAIFNATNKQIPPETNILLSLGPKFALPYTEPRDIPYFHLIADLENILTRQEDRTVRERTRCQIINVIQNHINKRSATTNTTALDKFCSRSVLVTRRFTKTNPDIIITEADKGNRTVIMYKEDYNNKLLQLVTDTSVYRPVKNDPTSRIQTHNNDIAKRLFDLKLIDTRTKLQLTSHNAICPRIYGQPKAHKPNLPLRPVVPNVTSPTYHLAKFVSSILQQGFTSIFNVKDSRTFCQYVNNTSVPPDHIIVSFDVVSLFTNIPKYLVTHDIIMSWPEISPHTNISLDIFLEIVEFLIDSSYFCFQNNFYTQLLGTAMGSPLSPILADITTETLLLVVTTTAKIPVDHIRKYVDDLFLILPRDQVDDVLNVFNQYDPHLQFTCEVEKEGKLPFLDLLVIRNPDNTLTTEWYAKPISSGRLLNFHSMHPLDQKLGVVSNFIDRVRTFSTATNVAQQNQLILQHLRRNDYPTHLVKRMLHQSIQSTPTRTEDPLAVYRSIPLIPGLSPTLKRIITHNIPHTMVATKSRHTIKQLHSSVKDPVPHLQKHNVIYQIQCQNCDQCYIGMTTNNLRRRMYGHQSYINALDKKLLEGYQYSDVEVQQLREKTALIEHCILHQHRFNLKQPHIIDHSYKTSALPVLEMCHITTTSNTVNRRTDTDGLSCAYANCLSMVGSSRRRPPNTNTTANQAQSPLTPLHTTPTPLPNQ, encoded by the coding sequence ATGGCACCAAATGCACAACATTCATTTTACGCACGAGTAGGTCAATTACATGGGCAAACGGCACTAGAACTGTTCAAATCTTATGCCAGCAGTTACACTAAGCTGGGCAACATGTTGAGTCGAAAGGACTTCCTCATCAGATGCCGGAGAGATGGTTTGGTGCCTGTACACATCATCCATTCTCTCAAATGTGCCCACGAACTTTTGGCTAAACGAAGTCCACTCCAGAAGAAACTTTCCCGGACACTCACACGATTGCAAAAAGCCATACTCAACATCGAAATCCAAGACACGTTCCACCAAATCCAACAGCTTCGGGCAGCAATAGATCAACTAAAGCGACAAATCATGGACAGCACCCCCTCCGAGACCTACAAACAGTACCTCTTCACACAGGAGTTTGCTTTTTACAAGAATTTCCAACGGAAGACACAACAAACCCACAGGAAATTCCACCGTATGCTGAACTACACCGTCGAGGAGACCACCACAACACCATCTCTCAACGAGAAGGCCATTTTCAACGCCACAAACAAGCAAATTCCCCCGGAAACCAACATCCTGCTAAGTCTGGGACCAAAGTTTGCTCTACCGTATACAGAGCCTAGGGACATCCCTTATTTCCACCTAATCGCAGATTTGGAAAACATCTTGACCAGGCAGGAGGACAGAACCGTGCGGGAACGTACAAGATGCCAAATCATCAATGTAATACAAAACCACATCAACAAACGCTCGGCTACCACCAACACTACCGCGCTGGACAAATTTTGTTCCCGATCTGTCTTGGTAACCAGACGGTTCACCAAAACCAACCCCGACATTATCATTACCGAAGCTGACAAAGGGAACAGGACTGTGATAATGTACAAAGAGGACTACAACAACAAACTCCTACAGTTGGTCACGGACACTAGCGTGTACCGACCCGTCAAGAACGATCCCACATCGAGAATCCAAACACACAACAATGACATAGCCAAGCGTCTGTTTGATCTTAAGCTGATCGACACCCGTACCAAACTGCAGCTCACCAGCCACAATGCCATCTGCCCACGGATTTATGGTCAACCAAAAGCCCACAAGCCCAACCTGCCGCTACGTCCAGTAGTGCCTAACGTCACATCTCCCACCTACCACCTGGCCAAGTTCGTCTCGTCCATACTGCAACAGGGATTTACCAGCATTTTCAACGTTAAAGACTCCAGAACATTTTGCCAATACGTCAACAACACATCTGTACCACCGGACCACATCATCGTCTCTTTTGACGTGGTGTCGTTGTTTACTAATATCCCCAAGTATTTGGTCACCCACGATATAATAATGAGCTGGCCAGAAATATCCCCGCACACCAACATCAGTCTGGACATCTTCTTGGAGATCGTGGAGTTCCTGATCGACTCTTCGTATTTCTGTTTTCAAAACAACTTCTACACACAATTGTTAGGGACAGCTATGGGGAGTCCACTCTCACCAATACTGGCAGATATCACCACAGAGACCCTTCTGTTGGTTGTCACCACAACAGCGAAGATACCAGTGGACCACATACGCAAGTACGTTGATGATCTGTTCCTGATACTACCCAGGGACCAGGTCGACGACGTGCTCAACGTATTCAACCAATACGACCCACACCTACAGTTTACGTGTGAAGTAGAAAAAGAGGGTAAACTACCTTTCCTGGATCTACTAGTCATACGCAACCCGGACAACACGCTTACTACCGAGTGGTATGCTAAGCCCATATCCTCAGGCCGACTACTTAACTTTCACTCCATGCATCCGCTGGACCAGAAACTCGGCGTAGTGTCCAACTTTATAGATCGTGTGCGCACGTTCAGTACGGCTACCAACGTGGCCCAACAAAATCAGCTGATACTACAACATTTGCGACGCAACGACTACCCTACACACTTGGTGAAGAGGATGCTTCACCAATCCATCCAGAGTACACCAACACGTACGGAAGACCCCCTAGCAGTCTACCGTTCCATACCACTAATCCCCGGTCTCTCACCAACCCTGAAACGCATTATTACACACAACATTCCCCATACCATGGTCGCTACCAAATCCAGACACACAATCAAGCAGCTTCACAGCTCTGTGAAGGACCCTGTACCACACCTACAAAAACACAACGTGATCTATCAGATACAATGTCAGAACTGTGATCAGTGCTACATTGGGATGACCACCAACAACCTGCGCCGGCGTATGTACGGACACCAGTCCTACATCAACGCCCTGGACAAGAAGCTGCTAGAAGGGTACCAATACTCGGATGTGGAGGTTCAACAGCTGCGGGAAAAGACCGCGTTGATCGAACACTGCATTCTACACCAGCACCGTTTCAATCTGAAACAACCACACATCATCGACCACAGCTACAAGACGTCCGCACTTCCCGTACTCGAGATGTGCCACATCACCACCACATCCAACACGGTCAACCGCCGTACGGACACCGATGGACTGAGTTGCGCGTATGCCAACTGCCTGTCCATGGTCGGGTCCAGCAGGAGGAGACCTCCGAACACTAACACTACCGCCAACCAGGCCCAGTCCCCCCTCACACCACTACACACTACCCCAACCCCACTGCCTAACCAATAG